AGGTTGTTGCAATACAATCAAAGACTTACCTTTGGCCGCTGCATAACCAGCATCAAACGCCGCATTCCACTGGCGGTACTTCTCACCGAAGCGAACGACAACAACATCAGCGTCCTCTATCCCTTTGCGGGTACGGATCGCGTTAACCATCGCGCCCTTGTGATCATGCCAAAACTTGTTTGGCTCGGCCCCTAAAATGTTAACACCACAATCGTCTGAGGCTTCGTGATTGGTGACGGGGCTGTTGAACGAAACGTCTAGTTCGCTTGCCCCATCAATTATTTGTTCGCGCCAATCCGTGTGGATTTCACCTGATAGATATACGTTCAGCATTTTGGCCTCCATTGTTTGAAGCCAATCTACCCACTCAAGTTTTACGCGCCACCACATAGCGCGAAATGGCTGGAAAATTCCCTGATTCAACGATCTCGAAACCCGCGAAAATCAATGCATCTTCATACTCTTTGTTAGTTAAGAAGCGGACGAAGGGTGCTTTGCCAAGCCACTGCATTGGAGGAATCATCGCCTTGAAGAGAAACCGTTTAAAGCCAACGGATTTATCACCCAAGCACGGCGTTTTAGAGATAAAGTAGCCACCCCTTGGAAGAACCTTATTGATGCCAGCAAAGACGTCTTCGGCGTCAGGAACCAAGTGAAACAGGTTAAACCCTAGCACGGCATCGAATGTCTCGAGCACTTCAGTTGACTGCCGCGCCGTAGCGACACGAAATTCTGTGTTCGTGATGTCGGCCGCTTTTGCCTTGGTGATCGCAATATCCACCATCGCGGGCGAAATATCCGTCCCAATAATCTGACGAACATCCGGTGCGATGAGTAATGAAGTGGAACCTGTGCCACATCCCAATTCAAGGACGCGGTCATCCGACCCTAGATATGATTTGGTCCGTTCCAACGTATATTCGTACGATGCCATGTCCTTGATCGGATCTTGTGCGTACTTGGGTGCGATTTTATCCCAAAAGGTTGCTGCGTCTTTCATGATGATCTCCTTTGAACCCACCCTACATTTGCATTGGTCGCAGCGGAATTGACGAATATCGCAAGATATCTATACGTTTACGTATGGATATAGACCCTGATAGACTCGACTGGGCGCATCTACGCAGCTTTCTCGCCACTGCGGAAACCGCGTCATTGTCGGGTGCAGCCCGCAAGCTCGGCCTTACACAGCCAACGCTTAGCCGCCAAGTTGCCGCTCTAGAAGAGAACCTTTCGGTGCTGTTGTTTGAACGGGTCGGGCGCGGCCTAGAACTGACCGATGCCGGCCGTGAATTGCTGGTGCATACGAAAGATATGGGCGCAGCGGCACAACGACTCGCCATGACGGCAACCGCGCAAAGGTCTGATATCGGAGGGAAAGTTCGCATAACTGCGAGCGATATCTTCGCGACGATCTTCTTGCCAAAAATAGTCGTCGAAATCCGCAAACGTGCGCCGGGCCTGAGCATTGAGATCGTCGCGACCAATGATATTTCGGATCTGATGCGCCGCGAAGCTGACATCGCCATCCGCAACGTACGCCCTGAACAGCCCGATCTCGTGGCCCGTTTGGCACGCGAAGCTAAAGGGTGTTTCTATGCGTCTAACGAGTACCTCGCTCGGCGCGGGACACCCAAGACACGTGCAGAACTCGCGACCCATGACTGGATCAGTTTCGGGAGCGAGGCCCAAATGGTCGCCTATCTCAACTCAATTGATGTACCCATAACCCTTGATGCTTTTAAGGTCGGGTCTGAAAGCGGGGTCGTTTCTTGGGAATTGGCGAGGGCAGGCATGGGGATCAGTCCGATGGACAGTATCGTCGGAGATGCAGATCGAAGCATGGAACGGCTTTTACCCGGCGACCTCGAAATCATGTATCCCGTCTGGCTCGTGACCCATCGGGAAGTCCACACCAGCCCACGTATTCGGCTCGTGTTTGATATTCTAGCTGAAGCATTGTCAGACAAAGGATCGGTATAAATTAACCATATTTAGGCCCAACTTCCGCACTTTTTGAAAGTTACCCCTACGGCAATCATTTTGAAACTTTGTAGGATTAAGCATTATGTTCAGCTCTATTTCAGCATTCATTTCCAAATTTCGTCGCTCAGAAGACGGGGCCGTAACTGTCGACTGGGTCGTTCTAACAGCCGCTCTCGTTGGACTTAGCATCGCAATATTGTCGCAAGTCGCGACGGGCGCAGAAACTGCGTCTGACAAAATCGCAAGATGCTCACGGATCGTTGGCAACCAGTTGCTACGCGACCAATCAACGGATGCTCGATCCTACGAGTGGCGTTTGGCACGCGCACAACGCAATTGTGGTCGGCTGTAAAACTGAAGTTTAGCCGCGCAACGTGCCGCCGGTAGCTTTGGTAACTTTCTCGATGATCTTCGCGCTCACAGCTTCGATGTCGGCCTCTTTGAGGGTCGCATCGTTCGGCTGAAGGCGTACGGTCATCGCGAGGGATTTCTTACCTTCCCCCAAGTTTCCGCCGATGAATTCATCAAAGATACGAACGTCGTCGATCAGCGCTTTGTCTGCACCTGCCGCTGCATTCGTAGCGGTGAGTGCATCCACGCTCGCATCCATAACGAATGCAAAATCACGTTCAACGGCCTGCAAGTCTGGCACAGAGGCCGCGCCACGATTGACGGTCGCGTTCTTTGGCATCGGAATTTGTTCTGGGAACAGAACGAAGCCAACAACAGGTCCTTTGACGTTCAGCGCCGTCAAGATTTTCGGGTGGATTTCACCAAAGATGCCAAGAACCTTTTTCGGGCCAAGGCAGATCATTCCGTGACGACCAGGGTGCCACGCATCGCCCGCACCGCGTAGGATTTGAACTTTGCTCGGCGCACCCATCGCAGACAGAATTGCTTCAGCGTCCGCCTTAGCATCGAAAATATCAACGTCACGCGATGCACCATGCACATTTTTCGGGCCAGTTTTCCCGACAAGAATACCCGTCACAAGGCTGTGCTGTTCCGTTGGCTCACCACCATGGAACGCATCACCCGCTTCAAACAGCGCGAGGTTTGCTTGACCGCGAGCTTGGTTGCGTGCCGCAGCTTGCAACAGGCCCGGCAACAATGCAGGGCGCATGTGGGACATTTCCGAAGAAATCGGGTTGGCCAGCATCGTGGCATCCGTACCGCCACCAAACAACGTCGCAGACGCTTGGTCGATGAAGGAATATGTCACGCATTCATTGTAACCAAGCGCCGCAGTTGTCCGCCGTGCCATCTGCAACCGTTTTTGCATCGGGGTTAAAACAGGGGCCGGAACACCCGCACGCACACGTGGCATTGGGACTGGCTTAAGGTTAGACAAGGACGCAATGCGCGCCACTTCTTCAACAAGGTCAGCTTCGCCCTGCACGTCCGGACGCCAGCTTGGAACCTTGGCCATATCGCCATCCATCACAAAGCCCAAAGCCGTCAGCGTTTCGCGCTGCGTGTCGGCCGGAATGTCCATCCCAACAAGGGAAGAACAACGGTCCGTGTCCAACTTGTAAGCGCGCGACGTGTCTGGAACTTCGCCTGCCTGCACAACTTCAGACGCCTCACCACCTGCGTTATCCACGATCATCCGCACCGCATGTTCCAAACCGATCGGCGTGAATGCTGGGTCAATGCCGCGTTCAAAACGGTACCGCGCATCAGAATTAAGCTTTAGTGCCCGACCCGTGTAGGCTGTACGGATCGGGTCAAAATACGCTGCTTCAACGAAAACATTCACAGTGTCTTCGGTGCAGCCAGTCCGCAAACCACCCATCACGCCGCCAATGCTTTCCGGCCCTTCGGCATCGGAAATCACAATCGCGCCCTCAGGGAATATGTATTCTTTTTCGTCCAAACCAACGAGGGTCTCGTCACCCTTGGCGCGGTGCAAACGCAGCGCGTTGCCCGTGATCTTATCGGCATCAAACACGTGCAAAGGGCGGTTCAAATCGTAAGTGAACCAATTTGTGACATCCACGAGGAAGCTAATCGGACGCAAACCGATGGCGCGCAATTGTTGCTGCAGCCAATCGGGGGATGGGCCGTTTTTTACACCCTTGATCAGACGACCAAAGAAAACCGGCACATCAGATTTCGCATCTTCATCGATGGTGACGGTTACAGGGCTAGGGAAACTCGCCTCAACGACATCAACGTCACGCGGTTTCATCACGCCAAGACCACGCGCTGCCAAATCACGCGCAACGCCGCGCACACCCAACGCATCTGGGCGGTTCGGCGTAATCGCAATCTCAATAACAGGATCAACTTTAGACGGATCATGCTCCGCCAAATAGTCAGCAAAGCTCTGGCCGATCTCACCAGCGGGAAGCTCGATAATACCGTTGTGTTCCTCAGACAGCTCAAGCTCTTTCTCAGACGCCATCATGCCGAAGCTTTCAATCCCACGGATTTTGCCGACGGAAATCGTGATGTCGAGGCCAGGAATGTATGTGCCAGGCTTGGCGACTACGACAGTGATCCCCTCGCGTGCATTCGGCGCACCACAGATGATCTGGGTCGGGCCCTCACCCGCATCAACCGTACAAACGCGCAGCTTATCTGCATCAGGATGCTTTTCCGCAGCCGTCACCTTACCGATCACAAAATCAGACAGTTTCGCGGCAGGGTTTTCAATGCCCTCAACCTCAAGACCAAGGTCCGTCAGCGTGTCTGCGATCTCGTCAACGGAGGCATCCGTGTCGAGGTGCGATTTGAGCCAAGAGAGTGTGAACTTCATGCGTTTGGTTCCTGCGAAAAAGGTGTTGGCGCGGGTTTAACGGACCTTGGCCCAATGGGAAAGGCTGAACGATTAAGACCGCGGTTCGATTTGCCGCCCGTCGAGGTCTTCGACCAACTGGAAGAATTCAAAGACCAGCATCATTTCCGGATCAAACTTATGATCCAGCTTGATCGCCGCTTTGGTGGCTTTGCGCCACGCAACGAATTCGTCACGTCCCAGATCGGAATGGGCCATGTTGGTGTTTACATCGCAGTAGCGGATTTGCTGAACCTTCACGGTTTTGATGACCAGCGCAGGCGTGTTGTTCCAATGGGCGATGATGTCGGTGCGGCCTTCAACAGGCATCGACTGCGGGTCGTCCTCGAAATCCGCCAACGGCGCACAAAGCGCGCGCTTGGTCCCACGACGCACAAGGTTAATCTGCGCCGTGCAGCTTTCCGCGTCATGGCCCAACTTGAAGGTGCCCGCACCGGGGTAGGTTTCTTGGAGATCTTCGTATTCTGGCATGGGTAACTCCGTAGGGCGGGATTTATCCCGCCTTTGTGCGCGGAACGGCGCGGCGGGGCAATCCTATCGAGAGGTATCTTCTCGATCAGTAAATTTGGGCCGTAAATTGTACCCCTTTAGGGGGTTATTTGACTGACAAGATAGTATCAGCTCTATTTCTTTTTCATTGAGCTGCTGCTTAGTCGCCGTTGTAGACGACCAAATCACCTGTTTTCTGACCATAAAATCATCGAGCTCAGCTTGGGAAAAATCCTTGTAGAAAGCATCGGGCTTCGCCGATCCAAAGTAATTTGGCGAATCCGTTACATCCTGCCCAATGTAAACCTTACCGTTCGGGTAAGTGATCTTGTAGACGACTTTGCGAGGTTCTCGCACCCCTACCCCCCATGCACCGTCGGCACAGACAACGCACTAAACCCGTAGTGGCGCAGCCAGCGCAGGTCGGACTCGAAGAACGCGCGCAGGTCGGGGATGCCGTATTTCAGCATGGCGATGCGGTCGATACCCATGCCGAAGGCGAAGCCTTGGTATTCGTTGGGGTCGATGCCGCCAGCCTGCAAGACCTTGGGGTGCACCATGCCAGAGCCGAGGACTTCGAGCCAATCGTCGCCCTCGCCCACTTTAACGGTGCCGCCAGAGAACGAACACTGGATGTCGACTTCGGCGCTTGGCTCCGTGAACGGGAAGTGGGACGCGCGGAAGCGGGTTTTGACCTCGGTGCCGAAATAGGCGGTGAAGAATTCCTCAAGCACCCATTTCAGGTTCGCCATGGACAGGTTCTTATCAATCGCCAGCCCTTCGACCTGATGGAACATCGGTGTGTGCGTCTGGTCATAGTCCGCGCGGTACACGCGACCCGGACAGATAATACGGATCGGAGCGCCTTGTGCCTCCATAGACCGGATTTGCACAGGGGACGTGTGTGTGCGCAACACGTGCGGCGGGCGATCGTCGCCATCGTCGCGGTGCATATAGAACGTGTCCATCTCAGCCCGTGCTGGGTGATGGCCCGGAATGTTCAGCGCGTCAAAGTTATACCAATCGGTATCAATCTGCGGGCCTTCAGCCGTGGCGAACCCCATATCCGCGAAGATGGCCGTGCACTCTTCCCAGACTTGCGACACAGGATGGATTGAACCAACGCGGGCGTTGCGTGCAGGCAAGGTCACGTCCAGCCACTCGGCTTTCAGACGCTCATCCAACGCCGCATCGCCCAGCGCCATTTTCTTGGCAACCAGTGCGGAGTTGATCTCATCCTTGAGGGCATTCAGCGCCGGACCCGCCACTTGGCGTTCTTCCGGCGTCATCTTCCCAAGCGAGCGCATCTGCAAGCTGATCTCGCCCTTTTTACCAACGGCCTGAACCCGAAGGTCTTCCAGCGTAGCTTCATCGGCAGCATTGCCAATCAGGTCGAGGTATTTTGATTTCAGATCGTCCATGTCGCGTGCCCTTTATCACTTGGGTTTCAGGTAGCGAAATGGTGGGTGGCTTGCAAGGTTTCGGGCCGAGAAACGGTGTCGGTAAATCAGCTTCACACGCCAGCGCGACACCACCAAACAAAAAAGGCCGCCCCATCACAAGGCGGCCTTTCTAACTTCTAGCGTTGTTTTGGCTTACGCCATTGCAGCTTGTGCTTTTTTAACAATCGCACCGAATGCATCAGGCTCGTTGACGGCAAGATCGGCGAGAACCTTACGGTCCACTTCGATGCCAGCCAAGTTCAGGCCGTTGATGAAACGGGAATATGTCAGTGTTTCGTCGATACCGCGAACAGCAGCGTTGATACGCTGGATCCACAAAGCGCGGAAGTTGCGCTTACGGTTGTGACGGTCGCGTGTTGCGTATTGGTTCGCCTTATCGACGGCCTGACGCGCAACTTTGAAGGTCGTGGAACGACGGCCGTAGTAGCCTTTTGCCTGATCCGTTACCTTCTTGTGACGACGATGAGTGACTGTACCACCTTTAACTCGCATATCAGATCCTCCTTAGCGCGCGTATGGCATCATGCCCTTGATGATCTTCGCATCAGGGGCTGAAAGGGTTGTTGTGCCGCGTGCGTTACGCAGGAACTTATTAGAGCGTTTGATCATGCCGTGCTGTTTACCAGCTTGGGCAGCTTTGACTTTGCCGGAGGCAGTCATCTTGAACCGCTTTTTGCAGCTCGATTTGGTCTTCATCTTGGGCATTTCCATCTCCTCTTAGGGTAGGTGCGAAAACGCGACTCGGCATGCCACTTAAGCCGGACGCGCGGTTGGAAATCGGTGATTAGCCGAGGTAGTGATTTATGGCAAGTAGATTCGCGGCAATTAGTTGATGTAGCGACCAACGACGCCGACAAAAACATCAGGGATGTCATTTATGGCATAACCACTGGGTTTTTCATTCACGGCCAGCGCGATCAGCCCCCCAGCGATCATAATCGCGATCGCTGCCGCTCGCGGCACGCGCCCATCTGCAAATGCACCCATAATGGACGGAATCGAAAAACCACCCACCACAAGCCCGATCACTAACATAAGATCCGGATCCATAACTTCACCCCAACTCCAAAAGTTAAGGAAATGTTACTCCGAAGTAGCCGCCAAAATCAAATTTTCATCACAGGGTGCGACACGCAGGATATTAGTGCTGCCCGGCGTGTTGAATGGAACACCCGCTGTCACGACAACCAGGTCGCTCTTTTCGGCAACCCCTGTCGACAAAGCAGAGCGCACCGCTTCGAGCACTGCCGTCTTAAAGCGGTTCACAACCTTGTCGGTCATAACGCAATTCGTGCCCCAGCTGAGCGCAAGGCGGCGAACAGTCTTAATGTCGCTGGACATAACAATGATTGGCACACGCGGGCGTTCGCGAACGGTCAACAGCGCAGTTGTACCGGACTGGGAATAACAACAGATCGCCTTAATGTCGGCGGTTTCCGCAATCTCACGTGCCGCAGCAACGATACCGTCAGCGACGCTACGACCAGATGTTTTACGGCTCGCCTCGATGATTTGCGTGTACGTCGGGTCGGCTTCGACTTCGACGGCAACATTGTTCATTGTCGTCACGGCTTCGATCGGGAAATCACCTGCCGCAGATTCAGCGGACAACATGATCGCGTCTGCACCTTCATAGATCGCAGTCGCAACGTCTGAGACTTCAGCACGTGTCGGCATCGGAGATTCGATCATCGACTCAAGCATTTGCGTCGCAACGATCACAGGCTTAGCAGCCGCACGGCTTTTGCGGATCAGCTGTTTTTGAATTGGCGGCACGTTTTGAACCGGCAGTTCAACACCCAGATCACCACGGGCAACCATGATGCCATCGGACACCGCGAGAATTTCATCAAACGCTGTAACCGCAGACGGCTTTTCAATTTTTGAGAGGATCGCAGCGCGGCCATTGGCCAATTTGCGGGCTTGTTCAACGTCTGCAGCGCGCTGAACGAAAGACAGCGCAAGCCAGTCCACACCCAACTCACAAACGAATTCCAGATCTTTCAGGTCTTTTTCGGACAACGCCGCGAGCGGCAGCACAACATCAGGAACGTTAACGCCCTTACGGTTGGAAATTTGGCCCGCAACGGTCACTTCGCAATCCGCAAAGTCACGACCACATTCTTTGACGCGCAATTTGATCTTACCGTCGTTCACCAACAGGTGCGCGCCGGGCTCAAGTGCGTCGAAAATTTCTTTGTGCGGCAACTGCACGCGCTCGGACGTGCCCGGTGTGTCATCCAGATCAAGACGGAACGATTGACCAACTTCCAAGTTTTCTCCGTCATCTTTCGCAAATACGCCAACGCGCAGCTTTGGACCCTGAAGATCGGCAAGAATGGAAATCGTGCTGTTCAGGTCTTTTTCAACCTTGCGGATAATCTCATGGCGGACCTTGATTTCAGCGTGGTCGCCGTGGCTCATATTGAGGCGAAAGACATCTGCGCCGGCCTCATGCAATGCACGGATCATTTTGTAATCGTCGGATGCTGGGCCTAAAGTTGCGACAATCTTAACGTTGCGATCACGTTTCATGGTGGTATTCCTCAGTTTAAGCGGCATTGTCCAATAGCAGTTACCGCTAACGGTTTGCGGCCTTATACCGCATCTGTCCGTGCCTACAACTGCCCTCAACGGATTACCAAATTATGACAACGGCATCATTTGAACCATTTTGCCTACACGGCGCCGAACGGCGGTCCCGCTGGCTGATTGCTTGCGACCATGCATCTAACGCCGTTCCGCCCTGTATTGGCGGTGGTACATTGGGATTGCCCGACGCAGATATGCAGCGCCACATTGCCTATGACATCGGTGCGGCTGGAGTTACGCGGGCCTTGGCGGATGCCCTAGATGCCCCAGCCATCTTGTCAAATTTCTCGCGTATGGTGATTGACCCGAACCGCGGCCCGAATGACCCGACCCTTTTGATGAAACTTTATGATGGGTCAGTTATTCCTGCCAACCGGCATGCAGATAGCGTTGAAAAAGCGCGTCGCACGAAAGCGTTCCATGCGCCCTACCACGACGCCTACGCCGAACTAGCATCGCAGCAAGACGATACAGTGATTGTTGCCATTCACAGCTTTACATCACAGCTAAGTAGCCGCCCGGTGCGCCCTTGGCATGTTGGAGTTTTGCACGCGACAGATGATTGTCTGTCCAGCCCATTGCTTTCGCTTCTCAACGACGAGGATGACCTTTGCGTCGGCGACAACGAACCTTATGCCAGCCATTTCCCAGGTGATGCGATTGATCGCCATGCCTTGCAAACCGGTCGCGCGCATACATTGATTGAATTGCGCAATGACCTTATCGAAACAGCAGAACAACAGATAGCGTGGGCAAACCGACTGGCCCCGATCTTGACCAAAGCCCTAACCCAAATGGAGGCACCGGATGCCACAGATTGATGCACAAACTCAGCTCGAGCTCGAAGCGGCCGCGTTTCGCCGACTGCAAAAACACCTGATGGAAGACCGCACAGATGTGCAAAACATCGACATGATGAACCTCGCTGGTTTTTGCCGCAACTGCCTGAGCCGTTGGTACCAAGAGGCCGCAGCCGAGCGTGGGATTGAGATGTCTAAGGACGAAGGGCGCGAGGCGTTTTACGGAATGACGATGGCCCAGTGGAAGGCCGAGTTCCAAACCGAATCGACGCCCCAGAAGGACGCCGAGTTTCGTGTCGCCTTTGACGAGAATGTGGCGAAGACGGATCGCTAGAGTCCGACAATTCACCACTGATCGGGCTTATTGTTCACCAGTCATTGATGGCCGCGGATATTTTTTGACCCACCAGCCCCGTTCTGGTTGAACCATGCAGGGGGCGCGTGCAGGAAAGACTGCACAGTGTGAGGTTTGTGAGATGCTACCGTTTGATATGGATGTAATTACGGCACCAGTTTGCGTTGGTCCGATGACATTGACTGCGCCTGTACTGGCACCCGTTGTGAAAGATTTCGACCCTCGCGTTGAACGCCTGACGTTCAAACTTTCAACGAAAGACGCTGACGCAGACTTGTTCTTGCACAACTTTCTGAATGGCAGCGACGTTCAAGTAGAAGTCGACGGGCGTGTCATTGTTACACTGCTAGGCTGCAGTGCAGATGACATTCCCGAAGACTGCCTGACGTTCGAATTCGAAGACTAGGGCGACTACTTCGCGAGCGTCTTCGCTTGGGTGACCCAGTTGTCTCGCGTTACGCGGCCCTTGAACCCTTCGAGGTTATCATCGACCCATGCGACTTCGCTTGGGGACCAAGCTGCGATTTGATCGAAATGGTAATAACCGAGCGAATTGCACAGTCTTTCCATTTTCGGCCCGACGCCTTTGATCAGCTTCAGATCATCAGGGATTCCGTTACGCGCCGCGTCGAGACCTTGGGGCTTAACGCCCACGTCTGATACAGCTTCTTCTACCACTGGTGCTGCAACAGGCGCGGCAACCGGAGTTGGTGTCGGAATTGGCGTTGGTGCAGGTGCTGGCTCGGCCTTGCGTGCCTTCTCTGCTTCGAGTTCGGCGCGTAGACGACGCAATTCTGCATCTTTCGCTGCGGATGCTTGTTCGCATTCGCTACAGTCCGCGCCGCGGCCCCAAATCAGCCAGCCTGCAAACAGACCAATCAAAGCGGCGAGTGCCAAAAGCACCCAAATCTCAGTGAGCAAGAAGCCCCATTCCTTAAACATCTCTGGTTCCTTCCGTCTCTAACTTATGGGTTGCGCAGGGCGCCACGTTCGAACCATTCGATTTCGGTCCGACGGTTTTCAGCGCGCCCTTCTGGCGTTTCATTATCTGCGATTGGTTGCGTTTCACCGAACCCGATCGATGTGATCGCACGTTCTGGCACGCCCCGAGCAATCAAGGCTGAGCGCACAGTGGCCGCACGGTCTTGGCTAAGGATTTGGTTCTGATCTGCATCGCCTTGTGCATCCGTGTGACCGGCGACTTCGAGTTCGAGATCGGCTTCCACACATGGCACAGCGATTGCAGCCAAAGCATTGATCACGCGGGCCGATGCGGCATCCAGTCGGGCAGAGCCAGACAAGAAGTTGATCCCACCGTCTGCCATCTGTAGCGCTGTCTGCTCGGTGCAGCCCGCAACAGAGGTTTCAAAGTTCAAATCAGGGATCCAATATCCGTTGAGGTAAACTTCACCCAGTCCAGTTGCATTGTTGACGCGATAAGCGCCCTGTTGTGGGAGGTTTTCAGTGGCGCTGATTGTAAGGGCAACGTCAGATGGCAGGCGTTCGGCCAAATCTGCTGCGACAAGATCAACGTCGATGCCAGGTGCCATAACCACATCAAGCTCGGTACCGTCCCCGTCACGTGACAGCTTCAGTGTTTCGATTTCAGGCAAATATTCGGATGTGACCGTCAACATTTCAACGGCTGGGCCTGCAGTGTCGTCCTCTAGGGCGACACCTGTAGTGCCTTCTAGATTTGGAACGCCCAGCGCATCGGACAGATCACTAACCTCAAGCGTTGTTGGCAGACGACCTTCGATTGTCGCGCCAGTTGCAGCGTCATAATCAAGCACCCAAGCAGCCGGCGAACCGTCATCAAGGTATGTAAACTCGCGGGTGATCTGTGTATCAGGTGCTGCATTTTCCAACGCCGCATCAAGCGCTGCATTCACTTTCGGTGATGTCGCAGTTCCTGTCAGCGTGATTGCATCAGCTGTCGCAACCAAAGTGCCTTCATTCAAAGACCCCAAAGCAGCA
This Octadecabacter temperatus DNA region includes the following protein-coding sequences:
- the pheT gene encoding phenylalanine--tRNA ligase subunit beta, encoding MKFTLSWLKSHLDTDASVDEIADTLTDLGLEVEGIENPAAKLSDFVIGKVTAAEKHPDADKLRVCTVDAGEGPTQIICGAPNAREGITVVVAKPGTYIPGLDITISVGKIRGIESFGMMASEKELELSEEHNGIIELPAGEIGQSFADYLAEHDPSKVDPVIEIAITPNRPDALGVRGVARDLAARGLGVMKPRDVDVVEASFPSPVTVTIDEDAKSDVPVFFGRLIKGVKNGPSPDWLQQQLRAIGLRPISFLVDVTNWFTYDLNRPLHVFDADKITGNALRLHRAKGDETLVGLDEKEYIFPEGAIVISDAEGPESIGGVMGGLRTGCTEDTVNVFVEAAYFDPIRTAYTGRALKLNSDARYRFERGIDPAFTPIGLEHAVRMIVDNAGGEASEVVQAGEVPDTSRAYKLDTDRCSSLVGMDIPADTQRETLTALGFVMDGDMAKVPSWRPDVQGEADLVEEVARIASLSNLKPVPMPRVRAGVPAPVLTPMQKRLQMARRTTAALGYNECVTYSFIDQASATLFGGGTDATMLANPISSEMSHMRPALLPGLLQAAARNQARGQANLALFEAGDAFHGGEPTEQHSLVTGILVGKTGPKNVHGASRDVDIFDAKADAEAILSAMGAPSKVQILRGAGDAWHPGRHGMICLGPKKVLGIFGEIHPKILTALNVKGPVVGFVLFPEQIPMPKNATVNRGAASVPDLQAVERDFAFVMDASVDALTATNAAAGADKALIDDVRIFDEFIGGNLGEGKKSLAMTVRLQPNDATLKEADIEAVSAKIIEKVTKATGGTLRG
- a CDS encoding ASCH domain-containing protein encodes the protein MPEYEDLQETYPGAGTFKLGHDAESCTAQINLVRRGTKRALCAPLADFEDDPQSMPVEGRTDIIAHWNNTPALVIKTVKVQQIRYCDVNTNMAHSDLGRDEFVAWRKATKAAIKLDHKFDPEMMLVFEFFQLVEDLDGRQIEPRS
- the pyk gene encoding pyruvate kinase, with protein sequence MKRDRNVKIVATLGPASDDYKMIRALHEAGADVFRLNMSHGDHAEIKVRHEIIRKVEKDLNSTISILADLQGPKLRVGVFAKDDGENLEVGQSFRLDLDDTPGTSERVQLPHKEIFDALEPGAHLLVNDGKIKLRVKECGRDFADCEVTVAGQISNRKGVNVPDVVLPLAALSEKDLKDLEFVCELGVDWLALSFVQRAADVEQARKLANGRAAILSKIEKPSAVTAFDEILAVSDGIMVARGDLGVELPVQNVPPIQKQLIRKSRAAAKPVIVATQMLESMIESPMPTRAEVSDVATAIYEGADAIMLSAESAAGDFPIEAVTTMNNVAVEVEADPTYTQIIEASRKTSGRSVADGIVAAAREIAETADIKAICCYSQSGTTALLTVRERPRVPIIVMSSDIKTVRRLALSWGTNCVMTDKVVNRFKTAVLEAVRSALSTGVAEKSDLVVVTAGVPFNTPGSTNILRVAPCDENLILAATSE
- a CDS encoding class I SAM-dependent methyltransferase, which produces MKDAATFWDKIAPKYAQDPIKDMASYEYTLERTKSYLGSDDRVLELGCGTGSTSLLIAPDVRQIIGTDISPAMVDIAITKAKAADITNTEFRVATARQSTEVLETFDAVLGFNLFHLVPDAEDVFAGINKVLPRGGYFISKTPCLGDKSVGFKRFLFKAMIPPMQWLGKAPFVRFLTNKEYEDALIFAGFEIVESGNFPAISRYVVARKT
- a CDS encoding LysR family transcriptional regulator translates to MDIDPDRLDWAHLRSFLATAETASLSGAARKLGLTQPTLSRQVAALEENLSVLLFERVGRGLELTDAGRELLVHTKDMGAAAQRLAMTATAQRSDIGGKVRITASDIFATIFLPKIVVEIRKRAPGLSIEIVATNDISDLMRREADIAIRNVRPEQPDLVARLAREAKGCFYASNEYLARRGTPKTRAELATHDWISFGSEAQMVAYLNSIDVPITLDAFKVGSESGVVSWELARAGMGISPMDSIVGDADRSMERLLPGDLEIMYPVWLVTHREVHTSPRIRLVFDILAEALSDKGSV
- a CDS encoding YtoQ family protein — its product is MLNVYLSGEIHTDWREQIIDGASELDVSFNSPVTNHEASDDCGVNILGAEPNKFWHDHKGAMVNAIRTRKGIEDADVVVVRFGEKYRQWNAAFDAGYAAAKGKSLIVLQQPDHDHALKEVDAAALAVAREPNEVVEILRYVLTGELPA
- the rplT gene encoding 50S ribosomal protein L20, whose protein sequence is MRVKGGTVTHRRHKKVTDQAKGYYGRRSTTFKVARQAVDKANQYATRDRHNRKRNFRALWIQRINAAVRGIDETLTYSRFINGLNLAGIEVDRKVLADLAVNEPDAFGAIVKKAQAAMA
- the rpmI gene encoding 50S ribosomal protein L35, which encodes MPKMKTKSSCKKRFKMTASGKVKAAQAGKQHGMIKRSNKFLRNARGTTTLSAPDAKIIKGMMPYAR
- a CDS encoding N-formylglutamate amidohydrolase; translation: MTTASFEPFCLHGAERRSRWLIACDHASNAVPPCIGGGTLGLPDADMQRHIAYDIGAAGVTRALADALDAPAILSNFSRMVIDPNRGPNDPTLLMKLYDGSVIPANRHADSVEKARRTKAFHAPYHDAYAELASQQDDTVIVAIHSFTSQLSSRPVRPWHVGVLHATDDCLSSPLLSLLNDEDDLCVGDNEPYASHFPGDAIDRHALQTGRAHTLIELRNDLIETAEQQIAWANRLAPILTKALTQMEAPDATD
- the pheS gene encoding phenylalanine--tRNA ligase subunit alpha, which encodes MDDLKSKYLDLIGNAADEATLEDLRVQAVGKKGEISLQMRSLGKMTPEERQVAGPALNALKDEINSALVAKKMALGDAALDERLKAEWLDVTLPARNARVGSIHPVSQVWEECTAIFADMGFATAEGPQIDTDWYNFDALNIPGHHPARAEMDTFYMHRDDGDDRPPHVLRTHTSPVQIRSMEAQGAPIRIICPGRVYRADYDQTHTPMFHQVEGLAIDKNLSMANLKWVLEEFFTAYFGTEVKTRFRASHFPFTEPSAEVDIQCSFSGGTVKVGEGDDWLEVLGSGMVHPKVLQAGGIDPNEYQGFAFGMGIDRIAMLKYGIPDLRAFFESDLRWLRHYGFSALSVPTVHGG